Below is a genomic region from Rosa chinensis cultivar Old Blush chromosome 5, RchiOBHm-V2, whole genome shotgun sequence.
GACTTGGACAACATATTTAAAAAGTATAGTTAGATATTTCAATCGGGTGAAGTTTTATTTTGACATGGACTATATACTTAAAAAATGTAAAATATAGTTAATATATTGGAGAAATTACTAAGTAATTCTGAATTACAACATATCTATAGTTTGGAACAACCTAATTGGTCAATATgacttattatttttaaatttttctatCTTATATATGGATGTGTCAACGCCATAGTGATTGAGAACACGGACACATTGTGGTCGTGAACCACAAATAATCACTTACcttttgttttaagtttttttttttttttttgagaatgtttGTTTATTAAGTCTCGGTACACCGAGAGAGACTAAAAGAGAACCAGAGAAATGAAggggaaaaaagaaacaaaaagagagcGAGGATAAActagaaaaagagaaggaaaaagagatGTGATCGAGCAGGGGATAGCTGTTTGCCGTCGATGGGTAGTATCACACCAGTTATGTATCCATCAAATGTAATGATAATACAACAACTTCCCACCAGCGATGTGTCCAGGTCCATGGCAGAAAGCAGAGGTCGATTACGATGACCAAGTCCCCCCTGTTTATCTCTCATACAACTCAACTAGAGGTAAAactctctgtttttttcttcttcttggaaTTAATTGCAAATATTCTTTTATCTTTGTTAATGTTGATAATTAAGTTACACAAAAACAAGTGCCAGATTTTTGGGTGAGGTTACTTCAAAGGATGGCAAAAGAACTTTCCCCAATTTGAAAGACAGTCTAAGCAAATTGAGACGAAGAAAGTCTCTATTATTAAGTGGGTGCAAATTCTTACTAGAAAACTCAAGTTCAAACGATATGAAATGATCAAACTAATCAGTACATGATTGTGCTCAAACAAGAGCATCTTATTTATGCCATACTCATAGGCCACACAATTCAGATAATTAACTAATGAGTTGCGCAAGTGTAATCTCTGGTTGTCCTGAGGAACTTGCAGGGTGAGATGATAAGACCTGAGAAATTCTGTGCATTGTTGGCCTGGATTGTGGATGGGGATGTTTGCATGCTATTGCTAGCCTTGCAATGGTTACCAATTCATCATGAACATGAGGTGTGGGGGCGGGGAGGCGTTGGTCCAATACATCCTTCAGCAATTTGCCTTCATTGGcggatgaagaaaaaaaagagtagtTGACTCCACCCAGCTGCTTCCCCATTATCACTTCCAGTGCTAGCACCCCAAAACTATAAACATCGCATTTCTCAGTTACCTTCATTGTGTAAGCCAGCTCTGCCAAACACATAATGTACGTCCATATATAAGAGTATATATAGGCTAAAGTATAAAATTTAGGAAACATGTGTTAACTAGTTTACCTGGTGCTATATATCCATATGTGCCTGCACGGGTAGTCCAATTAGATGAGTCTGCATTTAAAAGCTTAGCGGTGCCGAAGTCTGAAACATAAGGCTCATATTCGTAATTGAGCAAAATGTTGTTGCTTGATATGTCTCGATGCACAATAGGTGGTGAGCAATCATGATGCATATAAGAAAGGGCATGAGCTACACCTCTTACAATCCTCACCCTTGTGCTCCAGTCCAGCTTTTGAGCTTCACATTCTTTGCTCAAGATTGAAGCCAAGCTACCTTTTTCTAGGTAGTCATAGACCAAAAATGAGTGATGGGCGTGTGAACAGAAACCAAGAAGTTTCACAATGTTCCGGTGCCGTATTTCTACTAGTGCCCTTATTTCATTAAGGAATTCCTTCCGAGACGACTCCTCACCATCAAGTATTGGGTGAAGTTTCTTCACTGCAACTATGCTACCTGATAGCAGCTCTGCCTTGTAGACACTTCCCGATCCTCCATTTCCGATGCAATATAGAACATCAAAATCATTGGTTGCCTTGATGATTTCATCATACATTCTTCTTCCATCAAATTCCGATATGGAAAAAACTTCTTTGTGGTCCACATCGCTCTGCTCTGTATCCTGCttcttgattcttttttttctaaCCAAGAAAATTCCAAGGAAGGCAAGTAAAAGTAACATTGTCCCCATAACAGGGaaaacaattataaacatgagtCTTCGATTCTTTTTTGTGGCATGCTTATTTTCCATGGAAGGGCAGGGTTGAAGTCCTGTAATATTGCCACACAATCCTTCATTGCCTTCCAAAGGAGCATCTTGAAATGCTTTGTTGTTGGGGACGGGACCCTGCAGCTGGTTGTAGGACATGTCAATTTGAACCAAGCTATGCATTTGTTCAAAAATTTTGGGTATGGAACCAGAAATTTTATTGTGGGAAAGATTCAGAATCTCCAAGCTTTGCATTTGGCACATTTCTGATGGTATCTGATCCTCAAGTGAATTATGACTCAAGTCTAGCACGAACAGGTGGACTAAATTACCCAACTGAAATGGAATTTGTTGGCTGAATTTGTTGTTGCTCAAATTCAAGTGGTGTATTTTGGAAAAGTCGCCTAAAATGCTTGGAATTGACTCATTGAATTTGTTCGTTGACAggtcaagatattcaagatCCTTCAATGATCTAAATTCTGAAGGTATCCGACCCCAAAGTTGATTACCATTCAAAATCAGATTCACCAAAGAAGTTAATCTCCCAATCTCATTTGGAACCACACCAACTAAACCATTTGAAGAAAGATCGAGTACATGAATTTGGGTTGCATTGCCAATCTCAGGTGGAATGCTACCAGTCAGGTTGTTGCTCGCAACTCGGAGAGTTCCTAATCGCGAACATTTCCCCCAGACAGGTGAGATATCACCGTAGAAATTGTTGTGGCTTAGGTCTATATATTGAAGATTTGGATAGGCACCAAATTCTTCAGATATATTTCCCGTCAGATGGTTCCCATGAAGTTGGAATCTAACTAAGCTCTTGCATGTTTTCAAGCTTTTGGGGAGGGGACCTATCAAATGGTTGTTGGATACTGTGAAGTTTTCTAGTAATCCACCCCTACATATATTTTGGGGCAAATAACCAGAAAATTGGTTACTATTCAATTCTAGCATATTCAATTTCATGAGATTCCCAATCTGCTCAGGAATGGATCCAGATAGTTGGTTTTCACGAAGGAATAAGGTTTCTAAGTTTCTCAACTCACCAAATGATGTAGGAATGGAGCCACTAAGTTGATTTGTGTTCAACTGTAAATCTACCATAGATTTCAAGTTACCTATCTCTATTGGAATAGTGCCAGAAAGTTGATTTCCATAAAGATAGAGAATCTCAAGGTTTCTCAGATCACCTAAAGATGTTGGGATTGAACCAGAAAGATTATTCAAGTTCAAGTACAACCGTGTTAGGTTTCTTAAGCTTCCAAAGTTTGGAGGGATTGGACCTGTTAAATGGTTTTCACCCATTTCTATTTCAACTAAATTTGAAAGGTTTCCTATCTCGAGAGGAATGGAACTAGAAAGTTGATTGCCGTAGAGACCCAAATATGTCAGGTTTTTTAAGCTTCCAAAACTTGGAGGGATCAGACCTGTTATATGGTTTTTAGCCATTTCCATTTCAACCAAACTTGAGAGGTTTCCCATCTCTGGAGGAATGGAACCAGAAAGTTGATTGTCAAAGAGATACAAATATGCCAAGTTGCTCAAGCTACCTAGAGAAGAAGGAATTGGACCTTCTAGATAGTTGTGGTAAAGAGTAAGCTCGTAAAGAAACTTAAGCTGACCTATCTCTTGAGGAATGGAACCATTTAACTGGTTTTCATGTAGGTGCAAGAACTTAAGATTTGTGAGAAGACCAATTTCTGGTGGAATTTTCCCTGACAACTTATTATAAGATAGATCAAAAAAGATGAGTTTGGAGAGGGAACTAATCTGAGGTGGGATGCCGTCAAAGAATTCATTCCAACTGAGGTCAATATTTTCAAGATTGGGTAAGGACAGGAATGGAAATTCATGCAGCGTACCTTGTATACTAGAACTGGTGAGGTTTATCTTGTTGACACTTCCAGCAGTGTTGCATGAAATGCCAGTCCAAACGTTGCATGGGCTTCCTTTTGCTTTTGGATTGGTGGAATTGCTGGGAAAGTAAGTCCAGGAGGTCagattattattttgggtttggTTTAAAAAGCTGGCTTTCCATTTGAAGAGAGCTTCTGATTCACTAGAACTGTAACTAGCAGAAACAAAAGCATTGGTTGgtgatgaaatgagctgaacATACAAAAAAAGGTAAGCTAGAAATGATCTCATGGTTGTGTATGTGTTTGCTGTATGATATGATAAAGCACTTCAGTCTTAGCTTTATTTATAGTGCGCATGGCTGCCTTAGCTAGTATTCTGCGTGCACTGTATagttcaaacttttttttttgttgtaacTGTATAGTTCAGACTTGAAAAAGGgatgtttcattttctttctttcttaatcATGATGGTTGTGCTTAGTTTATTTGTTATTCATTTTCTTTGTCTCGAAACTTTATTTGCAGACTTGGAAAGTTATTTGTCCACTTGGGTCCAAGTCTCTAAAGTAAAAATTGGAACTTTTGCATTTTACTTTGAATCTTGAGTCTTGGCGTAGATGTTAATCAAGAGAAATTTTGACGTAGATGTACTTGAGAGTAGTGCTATCGTGACACTTTGTGAAGGAAATGCCGAGAGGGGCGAGCCTTGGGACAGGGAGAAGCCAAGAGGGGCAAGCCTTGGAAGCCCAAGGGCGAGCTTGAAGCTAAACTGAGGACGAGTGGTATTGTCGTAATTAAGTAGAAGTTCGGGTTCGAGGTACTTCGGCtctgaatttgggaaaactcaaAACGCAAGAAATGTCCGGGACGTCGAAACTAGTTCAACGCACTTGACGGCATGTCATTTGGATTTTATGTGAATTAGTTATGGACAATTAGTCTCCTCAGCTCTTTTGATGTTTCCTCCTACCATGTTCATGTAAGCAAGATATGCTCTATAGGGGGAGGCATGGTGTCAAGCTCTCCACCACCCCCGGTGCTGGCCTTCATGGGGCACTAAGTGAGCTTCTCTCAGGCACCCGTGGGGGCCTAAGGGACCGGGCATGTGTCTTCAGAAAGGGGCGGCATATGTTTCCACGAGTCAGGAAGTCTCGTGGACGGTATTGGCCGAAAGGCTGATATTGCGGGTTGACGTCGGGGACGAAGTTCATATGAGGGTGATCCTTATGCCATTGGTGTTAGACAAACATGTGGGCTTACGGAAGATATGTCGGGACCCCGTGGTGCTCATTGGCCATGGAGCAAGCGACGTGGGCATGTGTTAGGGTTCGACCTTGCCCAAAGCAAAGTGATGCCAGCAAGCACGGGAGGGGCGACCCTGTGCTAGACTGAAGGAAGCTTAAGAAGGGCATTGAGGATGAGTTGCTCACTTGAGCAGCGTGCCAACAAGCAAGACGGCATGCCCGCTTGCGGATTGGCCTACGAGCTAGAATATGCCTTGGAGCCATGACAGTCATCAAGAAGAGAACATGGTAGCCTCGTTAGAGGGGAAAGGCCATAAGGCCTAGATGGCTTGTTAGAATGGCACTCAAGGTTTAAGTATGCAGACAAGTGTTGCCTATTAGCCGAGTGAGTTGTATAAATAATGCCCATGAGGGGAAGTATGCCTTGAGCAGAGTGGGTTGTGCAAGGGATGCCCACGAGGCGACTGAGGTGTGCACGCTACAAAGGAATGACCCCAAAAAGGAATGCGAAGGCCAACTTGGTCTCAGTACACGGTCATGCTAATTGCTATCGACGTGCAGGATGCACATGGATCAGTAATGGGCTGGCTCAAGCTGGGATGACATGAAAGCCTATTGGTTGGGCGAGTGTCTTGGAAGACAACCATGACATAAGGAAGCGATTGGTTAGCCATAAGATGTGAGACTCATGTGTGAGTAGCTTTCGTTGGTAAACCTCAATAAATAAGGTGTCGAAAAGGGTCAAGTTGACAAGAGAAGcacacagaaagaaaaagaaaaaatggagtATCAAGGAAGTAAGGAAGTAGGCTGGCCTCGCTTCAAAGAAACCTTGGCTCCTCACTAGCTAATTCCGCTGCGTATAAAGTCGGCCCGTGACACATGGGCTTCCTTTTGCTTTTGGATTGGTGGAATTGCTGGGAAAGTAAGTCCAGGAGGTCagattattattttgggtttggTTTAAAAAGCTGGCTTTCCATTTGAAGAGAGCTTATGATTCACTAGAACTAGAACTAGCAGAAACAAAAGCATTGTTTGGTGATGAAACGAGCTGAACATACAAAAGAAGGTAAGCTAGAAATGATCTCATGGTTGTGTATGTGTTTACTGTATGATATGATAAGGCACTTCAGTCTTAGCTTTATTTATAGTGCGCATGGCTGCCTTAGCTAGTATTCTgcaggggtgggttcggttcggTACCAAACATTCAAGTCCAATACCATCTACCGTACCAGACATTcttggtacagaaaataggcTACCATTACCGGCCACAGAAGTCGGTATACCAACTTCTCGGTATACCGAGATAGTcggttggtatcggttggttgggcctccaaccGAGTTTAAGATTGGGCCATCTTTCAGCTATGGCCCAATTGAAATTGTAAAACCTTAAACCTATCAGCAATTGAAAAAACTACAATAATCATATGAATTTAAAGGCCCAACCATaagcaaatgaaaaataagCAAAAAAACTATCATACATCAACTTCAGTTCATCAGCTCAGTTCATCTTAATGatctcatcatcacttcatagttcatacaaaTTCTAATTCAATACTTCAAAGTTCACAGTTCACAGTTCACACAAATGATACAATAACAAAGTGGACAATAGTTGAAAACAAAGTGTTCAAGGACTCAAagtcatcatcacttcatattTGCTTGCTGCCTTGCCTTACTATGCTCCCTCAAAGACTCAGTTTCTGCAAATTCAGTTGAGTACCTATAGctgcaaaaaagaagaagatagaaaCGAAACATACAAacatcaaacatatatataacagtTCACAAAAACATTTTCATCATATAACATATAACATTTTCATCATCTAAATTTGCAAAAAGACTGACCTCTTCCTCCAAACCGACCAACTATTGTTCTTCTAAATTACTCCAGGTTTAAGCCTCCCTTAATTAGCAGATTCCTTGAATTGTTGAGATTGGAGCAACACCTGAAAATTATAGTAAGAAACCACGAAAATTAGCACCTGAAAATTAGCACAAAAGGGAAACCATGAAAACCCAGATTGAATTGGTAAAGAAAGAGAAACTGATGAAACTAATTCGATTCATGACTTAATCTAGAATCCAAGTGCTTCTAactaaaataaaaccaaaaattaaataaagagaAAACTCACCGCCGTAGGACATGAATCGAATGAATTGATAcgggattttctgggtttgattcgAATTGAACTTCAAAGGAGAGGTCGAGAGGAAGGAGAGGCagagatttctgggtttgaatcgaaACGAGAGGTAGAGAGAGGGCGGAGAGGCGGAGATTTATGGGTTCGAGCCTTCGAGGCCTCGAGGGGCAGGGGGCTAAGGGAAAGAGTGGCTAAGTGGGAATTGGATTACTCTGTAGTCGTATTACCCCTTTAGGGTTTGGAGAGTTCAAGTCTAATCAACAGttataatttaatatgaaataAAACTATTAATGATCAACGGTTCAGATCGATagatataaaatatatttaaataaataaataatatatacaatATATGGTTCGGTACGGTATACCCTATTTATCTGAAAATCAGTACCATTATCTGGAAATCGGTTCGGCACTACCGTACCAACTATGTCGGTTAGGTACCAATATCTCGGTAACCAACATAGTTGGTTACCAACATTTTCGGTTCGGGTGGTAATCGGTTGGTTGGTTTGTCTCGGCTGAAAATGCCAGCCCTAGTATTCTGCGTGCACTGTATAAttcagacttttttttttgatgtaaCTGTATAGTTCAGACttgaaaaatggatgtttcattttctttctttctttcttaatcATGATGGTTGTGCTTAGTTTATTTGTTATTCATTTTCTTTGTCTCGAAACTTTATTTACGGAGACTTGGAAAGTTATTTGTCCACTTGGGTCCAAGTCTCTAAAGTAAAAATTGGAACTTTTGCATTTTACTTTGAATCTTGAGATGTTAATCAAGAGATTTTTGACGTAGATGTACTTGAGTCTTGGCATAGATGTTAGTCAAGAGAAATTTGAAGAATGATCAtattttgggttttaaattGACTTTTGACTTTCTTTTTTAAAACAGCTGAAAAACAACCATTTGTAAAGATAAAATGTCATGATTACCCTTATTAAATGATAAAATGTCATGATTACCCTTATTAAATATCATTGGTTCGCAGTTCTTAATTAGTTCTCACGCAAGC
It encodes:
- the LOC112202567 gene encoding MDIS1-interacting receptor like kinase 2 yields the protein MRSFLAYLFLYVQLISSPTNAFVSASYSSSESEALFKWKASFLNQTQNNNLTSWTYFPSNSTNPKAKGSPCNVWTGISCNTAGSVNKINLTSSSIQGTLHEFPFLSLPNLENIDLSWNEFFDGIPPQISSLSKLIFFDLSYNKLSGKIPPEIGLLTNLKFLHLHENQLNGSIPQEIGQLKFLYELTLYHNYLEGPIPSSLGSLSNLAYLYLFDNQLSGSIPPEMGNLSSLVEMEMAKNHITGLIPPSFGSLKNLTYLGLYGNQLSSSIPLEIGNLSNLVEIEMGENHLTGPIPPNFGSLRNLTRLYLNLNNLSGSIPTSLGDLRNLEILYLYGNQLSGTIPIEIGNLKSMVDLQLNTNQLSGSIPTSFGELRNLETLFLRENQLSGSIPEQIGNLMKLNMLELNSNQFSGYLPQNICRGGLLENFTVSNNHLIGPLPKSLKTCKSLVRFQLHGNHLTGNISEEFGAYPNLQYIDLSHNNFYGDISPVWGKCSRLGTLRVASNNLTGSIPPEIGNATQIHVLDLSSNGLVGVVPNEIGRLTSLVNLILNGNQLWGRIPSEFRSLKDLEYLDLSTNKFNESIPSILGDFSKIHHLNLSNNKFSQQIPFQLGNLVHLFVLDLSHNSLEDQIPSEMCQMQSLEILNLSHNKISGSIPKIFEQMHSLVQIDMSYNQLQGPVPNNKAFQDAPLEGNEGLCGNITGLQPCPSMENKHATKKNRRLMFIIVFPVMGTMLLLLAFLGIFLVRKKRIKKQDTEQSDVDHKEVFSISEFDGRRMYDEIIKATNDFDVLYCIGNGGSGSVYKAELLSGSIVAVKKLHPILDGEESSRKEFLNEIRALVEIRHRNIVKLLGFCSHAHHSFLVYDYLEKGSLASILSKECEAQKLDWSTRVRIVRGVAHALSYMHHDCSPPIVHRDISSNNILLNYEYEPYVSDFGTAKLLNADSSNWTTRAGTYGYIAPELAYTMKVTEKCDVYSFGVLALEVIMGKQLGGVNYSFFSSSANEGKLLKDVLDQRLPAPTPHVHDELVTIARLAIACKHPHPQSRPTMHRISQVLSSHPASSSGQPEITLAQLIS